One genomic segment of Gossypium arboreum isolate Shixiya-1 chromosome 3, ASM2569848v2, whole genome shotgun sequence includes these proteins:
- the LOC108458886 gene encoding agamous-like MADS-box protein AGL104, whose amino-acid sequence MGRVKLEIKRIENNTNRQVTFSKRRNGLIKKAYELSILCDIDIALIMFSPSGRISHFSGRRRIEDVFMRYINLPDREREHALIFPEQIRHPDIQNKEYMLRILQQLRSENDIALQLANPTSFNSDFKEIQQEIVRLQQQLQMAEDQLRAYEPDPFRFTSMAELESCEKHLVETLANVVQRKEYILSNHLSSYDPSPIQQGLPPSFENEVVNWLPDNGQNQSQIFDASASLNPLRDLSSTVYDPLLQGSMSNVDPHNIGDQCHVSNPNTENFAPWPQSFASTGLQSNSMPPTLYSHVQHGMVDHQEMAEMVPNDQQMEIPGNYNSHGQMADNEGSNYENRVHEHNGQ is encoded by the exons ATGGGACGTGTTAAGCTGGAGATTAAGAGAATAGAAAACAACACCAATCGTCAGGTTACCTTCTCCAAGCGTAGGAATGGGTTGATTAAGAAAGCTTATGAACTTTCCATCCTATGTGACATTGATATTGCTCTTATCATGTTCTCTCCTTCCGGTCGGATTAGCCATTTTTCTGGCAGGAGAAG GATCGAGGATGTCTTTATGCGTTACATTAATCTCCCTGATCGAGAAAGAGAGCA TGCTCTAATTTTCCCTGAACAAATCAGACATCC TGATATCCAAAACAAAGAG TATATGCTAAGGATTCTCCAGCAGCTAAGAAGTGAAAATGATATTGCTCTTCAACTTGCCAA TCCAACATCTTTTAACTCTGATTTTAAG GAAATCCAACAGGAAATTGTAAGGTTACAACAACAACTTCAAATGGCGGAGGATCAGTTAAG GGCATATGAACCTGATCCTTTTAGGTTCACATCCATGGCGGAACTAGAATCCTGTGAGAAACATCTTGTCGAAACATTAGCAAATGTTGTGCAAAGAAAG GAATATATATTGAGCAACCATTTATCCTCTTATGATCCATCTCCTATACag CAAGGATTGCCTCCATCTTTCGAGAATGAGGTTGTCAATTGGCTGCCTGATAATGGTCAAAACCAATCCCAAATCTTTGATGCGTCAGCATCTCTAAATCCTCTCAG GGATCTTTCATCCACGGTCTACGATCCATTGTTGCAAGGAAGCATGTCAAATGTGGATCCTCACAACATAGGAGATCAATGCCACGTCTCAAATCCGAATACTGAAAATTTCGCACCATGGCCTCAGTCATTTGCTTCAACTGGGCTTCAGTCTAACTCCATGCCACCAACCTTGTATTCCCACGTTcag CATGGAATGGTGGATCATCAGGAAATGGCAGAAATGGTACCGAATGATCAGCAAATGGAAATTCCTGGGAACTATAATTCACATGGTCAGATGGCAGACAATGAAGGTTCAAACTATGAGAACAGAGTTCATGAACACAATGGGCAATGA